One window from the genome of Bacillus rossius redtenbacheri isolate Brsri chromosome 17, Brsri_v3, whole genome shotgun sequence encodes:
- the LOC134540900 gene encoding LOW QUALITY PROTEIN: NADH-ubiquinone oxidoreductase chain 5-like (The sequence of the model RefSeq protein was modified relative to this genomic sequence to represent the inferred CDS: substituted 3 bases at 3 genomic stop codons), producing the protein MSLIFMRFVLFISSIIIYYRKDYISDDLFLNRFIFLVLIFILSIIIIIVRPNLIRILLGWDGLGLVSYCLVIYYQNVKSFNAGIITALSNRIGDRILLISIAXIFNYGSXNYFIYIDFFSFNFDVKLIGILIVIAAITKSAQIPFSPXLPAAIAAPTPVSSLVHSSTLVTAGVYLLIRFNPIYIDSSLSLMLIFISLITIFISGICANFEYDLKKIIALSTLRQLGLIISILSFGCIYLAFFHLLTHALFKALLFICSGVIIHSFKDCQDIRYIGNLFNQMPLTSLCFSIASLCLCGFPFLSGFYSKDLILDIYSINYIRIFSYIIFYVSTGLTVSYSIRLIYYLIIKDYSFFSYHSVSDGR; encoded by the coding sequence ATGTCTTTAATTTTTATGAGATTTGttctttttatttcttctataaTTATTTACTATAGAAAGGACTATATATctgatgatttatttttaaatcgatttatttttttagttttaatatttattctttctataataataataattgttagACCtaatttaattagaattttattaGGTTGGGATGGATTAGGTTTAGTTTCTTAttgtttagtaatttattatcagAATGTAAAATCTTTTAATGCAGGTATAATTACTGCTTTATCAAATCGTATTGGTGATAGAATATTATTAATATCAATTGcttgaatatttaattatggtagttgaaattattttatatatattgattttttttcttttaattttgatgTTAAGCTTATtggtattttaattgttattgctGCTATAACTAAAAGTGCTCAAATTCCTTTTTCTCCTTGATTACCTGCAGCAATAGCAGCTCCTACTCCTGTATCTTCATTAGTTCATTCTTCAACTTTAGTTACTGCtggtgtttatttattaattcgtTTTAACCCAATATATATTGATAGTTCTTTATcattaatgttaatatttatttcattgatTACTATATTTATATCTGGTATTTGTGCtaattttgaatatgatttaaagaaaattattgctTTATCTACATTAAGACAATTAGGATTAATAATATCTATTTTGTCATTTGGTTGTATTTATTtagcattttttcatttattaactcATGCTTTATTTAAGGCTTTATTATTTATATGTTCAGGTGTTATTATTCATTCATTTAAGGATTGTCAAGATATTCGTTATATAggtaatttatttaatcaaatgcCTTTAACTTCTTTATGTTTTTCTATTGCTAGTCTTTGTTTATGTGGTTTTCCTTTTTTATCTGGATTTTATTCTAAGGATTTAATTTTAGATATAtattctattaattatattagAATTTTctcttatattattttttatgtttctacTGGTTTAACTGTTAGTTATAGTATtcgtttaatttattatttaataattaaggaTTATTCTTTCTTTTCTTATCATTCTGTTTCTGATGGTAGATGA